The following nucleotide sequence is from Fusarium graminearum PH-1 chromosome 1, whole genome shotgun sequence.
TTCAAACAACACATTTCAACAGCACATCTTcccttgaagatggcgtCCATTGTTGTTTGAATGCTCTCATTGAGAGACTCTTTGTTTGCATGTTAAAGTGGGAGAGTTTGACGATAAAGAAAATTTCACGCGACGGGTTTTCGTGGTGGAGCTGATCGGAATGAACGCTCCACTGGTTGGCGGGCCACGGAGCCCAGGCCCCTCGATACTCACTGTTGAATCGCTATTGGTTCATCAACTTACACCAAGACATTTCATTTCATGCCTAGGAATATATAAATAGCTTAGCAAACGGAGTACCCTACAGtagttagtaggtagttAATTGGGATTTATAGCAGCTCGTTATCAATTGTTGACTACATGGTAAGTAGCCAAAGCCTCAACGAACAATTTGAGCTGTTTTGGACGATTCTATGATGTCTACCGTCAAACATTCACAAAGCATCAGTCATGTAGAATATTCCAAGCGAATGTCAATCTCAAATTGCGCAATATGTACGGTTGTATATACGGTCTCCCTTGTAAGAAGGTTGTGTTGAATCGAAAACCGCCGATCccattctcattctcatcatcatcacaagaGGCTAACTCTTGTCCcaatcctcctcctctttctccacACTCCAAGATATTTTCATATCTTGTGCAAACCTATCAGCCGCTTACTGGAGGCTGTTGCCGTTGTTGCCGATCAGGTTAGGGGAGCTGCGGAGGTTGCCAGTGATCTTGCCGGAGGTGGCAGTAGAGGTCAGCCAGTTGGTAACACCAGAGACACCAGAAACACCCTTGACAGAAATACCGTAGAGGACAAGTCCGGCAATGTGGGGAGTAGCCATGGAGGTAccgctgatggtgttggtggcacTGTTGCTGGTGTACCAGGCGGAGAGAACGCTGGTGCCAGGGGCAAAGATATCGAGAACGGTACCGTAGTTGGAGTACGATGCAATGGCCCAGTTGCTGTCAATGGCACCGACAGTGATGGCGCTGGGAGCAGAGGCAGGAGAAGTgttggcagcgttggcaCCATCGTTACCGGCAGCAATGGCAGAGATAATACCGGAGCTGGAAGCAGACTCGACAGCGTTGTTGAAGGAAGCAGAGTAACCACCGCCGAGAGACATATTGACGACTGAGGTCTTGGTTCGGcccttggagatgatgtcGTTTGCAGCCCAGTTGAAGccagcgaggatgatggaggTGCTGGATGAACTACCCTGGAAGACCTTGACAGCTTGGATggtggccttcttggcaacaCCGTATGTCTTTCCGGCAATAGTGCCAGCAACGTGAGTTCCGTGACCGTTGGTGTCAGCGTTCTGGCCGCTGAAGGCAGTGTAGACAGCCTGAGCACGACCCTCGAATTCGTTGTGGCTGGTGATGATACCAGTGTCGACAATGTAGGCATAAGTGCCTGAACCAGCATTGGTGTCGTAGATGTAGCTGGTAGATCCCTTGGAACGGTGAGAGACCGTTCCGAGTCCCCAGGTAGCGCTACTCTGGGTTGTCTCGGCACGCTTAGAGAGAGACTCTTTCTCAGGCTCGTCGACCCAGTTGATGGTCCAGACGCGGTCCTCTTCGACAAGGGCGACCTGAGTCAATGTTAGCACTGCACACGATGCCAAGGTGCCGGGTTACTTACATCAgggttctccttgatctccttgatggtgtCCTTATCAAAAGATCCAGCATAGCCGTGGAAGCCATACTTGCCGTTGTAGGTG
It contains:
- a CDS encoding alkaline proteinase precursor, which gives rise to MVNFKNLAVAATSLLGLANAAPTAKVNSDEVIPGKYIVTLKSDIAASKIESHLNWVGDVHKRGLNERAEKGVERTYNGKYGFHGYAGSFDKDTIKEIKENPDVALVEEDRVWTINWVDEPEKESLSKRAETTQSSATWGLGTVSHRSKGSTSYIYDTNAGSGTYAYIVDTGIITSHNEFEGRAQAVYTAFSGQNADTNGHGTHVAGTIAGKTYGVAKKATIQAVKVFQGSSSSTSIILAGFNWAANDIISKGRTKTSVVNMSLGGGYSASFNNAVESASSSGIISAIAAGNDGANAANTSPASAPSAITVGAIDSNWAIASYSNYGTVLDIFAPGTSVLSAWYTSNSATNTISGTSMATPHIAGLVLYGISVKGVSGVSGVTNWLTSTATSGKITGNLRSSPNLIGNNGNSLQ